From a region of the candidate division WOR-3 bacterium genome:
- a CDS encoding 50S ribosomal protein L29 — translation MKVFELREKSREELKDLLDGLYKEIFNLKFRRGAQELPNPLRLRTLRRDIARIKTVLREDELGIRKLLEPKKTKVKSKKKG, via the coding sequence ATGAAGGTTTTTGAACTCAGGGAAAAATCGAGAGAAGAATTAAAAGACCTGCTGGATGGTCTTTATAAAGAAATTTTTAATCTGAAATTCAGACGGGGTGCTCAAGAACTGCCCAATCCTCTTCGACTGCGCACCCTGCGGCGGGACATCGCCCGGATAAAAACCGTTCTCAGGGAAGATGAACTCGGTATAAGGAAACTGCTTGAACCGAAGAAAACAAAGGTGAAATCCAAGAAGAAAGGATAA